The proteins below come from a single Agromyces flavus genomic window:
- a CDS encoding immune inhibitor A domain-containing protein, with product MAVIPALALVASGLAATGASGMATAAPQGSEVSIDASEYYMNYAAPRAEAAFGTDELVGSIDGGVQRDTAGANAAIEKADALDRKFSQGNPTAARGLAKLEAKSIETGKSPRALKGSKKTQEAKLLTILVEFDENANDDFSQVQVPTAFGATDCKPGSVQNGPLHNNIPNPADYELEDNNSMWVPDFSSEHYNKMLFSDEGITERVRTDLTGPDGQPGFDISGYTMKNMYEEMSRNAYTVHGAATPWVTVPHSEAYYGASLCFKNDAGVYEAGAIQDMQGHPDNPLGPGQLPIDAVAALAAAQPDFPWADYDVEDQGDRDGDGNLLEPDGVIDHVVLVHAGEDKSGGGGAESTYAIWAHSSAVAGGADIPGTDLKLSNYIVQPEDSGVGVFAHEYGHDLGLPDLYDTSNAASSDVDFWDLMSSGSHSGPIFQSMPTHMGLWDKWVLGWADPQVINPGDDPTTVKVGQTSRPKKGTQDGIKVNLPDKVVTLAEPHSGEEMWYTGADQDWADLRLGRTIENVPADAKFWMWNNFVIEEDWDFGFVEVSTDGGSTWSELKVRAEDGTEVSTPDGYADPNGRMKDYGNKKYGLTGDSHGWAHQYVDLSAYAGQTVQVRLRLATDAAYQDRGWFSDDFALTSGATTVWSDDVESGANGWNAEVASFTTTTGPGWRIDTGTNVKAQYYLVEWRNFDGFDEGLKYAYNSVYSVDAWKVEKLAYNAPGALVWYRDTTYGNSNQITANETALPSYGAKGGLLIVDSHFNPLQRTGAAADADPSTLNVMPSRAQSSNAAFGLTKTYPFTECFTNTALTEFCTDITALDAVSTFTDNQGWVPGFAVNPATGQLYYRDRDASTVVPSVGNAPYTTPLYDLQGNRYTGFDGIDVGLGVFGSGNPADSGVGYGTVIQVKKAVDGNTAALIAVTAPRAE from the coding sequence GTGGCGGTCATTCCCGCGCTGGCCCTCGTCGCATCCGGACTCGCCGCCACTGGCGCGAGCGGGATGGCGACGGCGGCTCCGCAGGGAAGCGAGGTGTCGATCGACGCCTCCGAGTACTACATGAACTACGCGGCGCCGCGCGCCGAGGCGGCGTTCGGCACCGACGAGCTCGTCGGCTCGATCGACGGCGGAGTCCAGCGCGACACGGCGGGCGCGAATGCTGCGATCGAGAAGGCCGACGCCCTCGATCGCAAGTTCAGCCAGGGCAACCCGACGGCCGCGCGCGGCCTGGCGAAGCTCGAGGCCAAGTCGATCGAGACGGGCAAGAGCCCGAGGGCGCTCAAGGGGTCCAAGAAAACGCAGGAGGCCAAGCTCCTGACGATCCTCGTCGAGTTCGACGAGAACGCGAACGACGACTTCTCGCAGGTGCAGGTGCCCACCGCGTTCGGCGCGACGGACTGCAAGCCCGGCTCGGTCCAGAACGGCCCGCTGCACAACAACATCCCGAACCCCGCAGACTACGAGCTCGAGGACAACAACTCGATGTGGGTGCCGGACTTCTCGTCCGAGCACTACAACAAGATGCTCTTCAGCGATGAGGGCATCACCGAGCGCGTCCGCACCGACCTCACGGGGCCCGACGGCCAGCCCGGCTTCGACATCTCGGGCTACACCATGAAGAACATGTACGAGGAGATGTCGCGCAACGCCTACACGGTGCACGGCGCAGCCACCCCGTGGGTCACGGTGCCGCACTCCGAGGCGTACTACGGTGCGAGCCTCTGCTTCAAGAACGACGCGGGCGTCTACGAGGCCGGCGCGATCCAGGACATGCAGGGCCACCCCGACAACCCGCTCGGACCCGGCCAGCTCCCGATCGACGCGGTCGCGGCCCTCGCCGCGGCGCAGCCCGACTTCCCGTGGGCCGACTACGACGTCGAGGACCAGGGCGACCGCGACGGCGACGGCAACCTGCTCGAGCCCGACGGCGTGATCGACCACGTCGTGCTCGTCCACGCCGGCGAGGACAAGTCCGGCGGCGGCGGCGCCGAGAGCACCTACGCCATCTGGGCGCACTCCTCGGCGGTGGCCGGCGGCGCCGACATCCCGGGCACGGACCTGAAGCTGTCGAACTACATCGTGCAGCCCGAGGACTCCGGCGTCGGCGTGTTCGCGCACGAGTACGGCCACGACCTCGGTCTTCCTGACCTGTACGACACCTCGAACGCCGCCAGCTCCGACGTCGACTTCTGGGACCTCATGAGCTCGGGTTCGCACTCGGGCCCGATCTTCCAGTCGATGCCGACGCACATGGGCCTCTGGGACAAGTGGGTGCTCGGCTGGGCCGACCCGCAGGTGATCAACCCGGGCGACGACCCGACCACCGTCAAGGTGGGCCAGACCTCGCGCCCCAAGAAGGGCACGCAGGACGGCATCAAGGTCAACCTGCCCGACAAGGTGGTCACGCTCGCCGAACCGCACAGCGGCGAGGAGATGTGGTACACCGGCGCCGACCAGGACTGGGCCGACCTCCGGCTCGGCCGCACGATCGAGAACGTCCCCGCCGACGCGAAGTTCTGGATGTGGAACAACTTCGTGATCGAGGAGGACTGGGACTTCGGCTTCGTCGAGGTCTCGACCGACGGCGGATCGACCTGGAGCGAGCTCAAGGTCCGCGCTGAGGACGGCACCGAGGTCTCGACGCCCGACGGCTACGCCGACCCGAACGGCCGCATGAAGGACTACGGCAACAAGAAGTACGGCCTCACGGGCGACTCGCACGGCTGGGCGCACCAGTACGTCGACCTGTCGGCGTACGCCGGCCAGACCGTGCAGGTTCGCCTGCGCCTCGCCACCGACGCGGCCTACCAGGACCGCGGCTGGTTCAGCGACGACTTCGCCCTGACGAGCGGTGCGACCACGGTGTGGTCCGACGACGTCGAGTCGGGTGCGAACGGCTGGAACGCCGAGGTCGCGTCGTTCACGACGACCACCGGCCCCGGCTGGCGCATCGACACGGGCACCAACGTCAAGGCGCAGTACTACCTGGTCGAGTGGCGCAACTTCGACGGCTTCGACGAGGGCCTCAAGTACGCCTACAACTCGGTGTACAGCGTCGACGCGTGGAAGGTCGAGAAGCTCGCCTACAACGCTCCCGGCGCACTGGTCTGGTACCGCGACACCACGTACGGCAACTCGAACCAGATCACGGCCAACGAGACCGCGCTGCCGAGCTACGGCGCGAAGGGCGGCCTCCTCATCGTCGACAGCCACTTCAACCCGCTGCAGCGCACGGGTGCCGCGGCTGACGCCGACCCGTCGACGCTGAACGTGATGCCCTCGCGTGCGCAGTCGTCGAACGCGGCCTTCGGCCTGACGAAGACGTACCCCTTCACGGAGTGCTTCACCAACACGGCGCTCACGGAGTTCTGCACCGACATCACGGCCCTCGACGCGGTGAGCACGTTCACCGACAACCAGGGCTGGGTGCCCGGCTTCGCCGTGAACCCGGCCACCGGCCAGCTGTACTACCGCGACCGCGACGCGTCCACGGTCGTCCCGTCGGTCGGGAACGCACCGTACACGACCCCGCTGTACGACCTGCAGGGCAACCGCTACACGGGATTTGACGGCATCGACGTCGGGCTCGGCGTGTTCGGTTCGGGCAACCCGGCGGACTCGGGTGTCGGCTACGGCACGGTCATCCAGGTCAAGAAGGCAGTGGACGGCAACACCGCCGCGCTGATCGCCGTCACGGCGCCGCGCGCGGAGTGA
- a CDS encoding TetR/AcrR family transcriptional regulator, with product MRPGPRRSVTHAEILGAAFELLETKGFDAVSVRGVAGALGLTPTAMYTYYPNKQALLAGMVEQVFGRLAIDAAPADGSDSTSATDVAGARARVLALAHALRDLLVDRPGAVGLLLATPLDGPNATRVDEELLAAFTAAGLDLVAADRATQAVRVHVLGAVAFDAARAARVVEAAAEPEAPAASSDTLWDDLESFPLADRSRELDDDPVQRFAWSVERLLDGLLAGVPVR from the coding sequence ATGAGACCCGGACCCCGACGCAGCGTGACCCACGCCGAGATCCTCGGCGCCGCCTTCGAGCTGCTCGAGACGAAGGGCTTCGACGCCGTGTCGGTGCGCGGCGTGGCGGGCGCCCTCGGCCTCACGCCGACCGCGATGTACACGTACTACCCGAACAAGCAGGCGCTGCTCGCCGGCATGGTCGAGCAGGTGTTCGGGCGGCTCGCGATCGACGCGGCGCCGGCGGATGGCTCGGACTCGACGTCCGCGACGGACGTCGCCGGGGCACGCGCCCGCGTGCTCGCACTCGCGCATGCCCTGCGCGACCTGCTCGTCGACCGACCGGGCGCCGTGGGACTCCTGCTCGCGACCCCCCTCGACGGACCCAACGCGACGCGCGTCGACGAGGAGCTGCTCGCGGCCTTCACCGCGGCCGGGCTCGACCTCGTGGCGGCCGACCGGGCCACGCAGGCCGTTCGCGTCCACGTGCTCGGCGCGGTCGCGTTCGATGCGGCCCGGGCCGCACGAGTCGTCGAGGCGGCGGCGGAGCCCGAGGCGCCGGCCGCGTCATCCGACACCCTCTGGGACGACCTCGAGTCGTTCCCGCTCGCCGACCGCAGCCGCGAACTCGACGACGATCCGGTGCAGCGCTTCGCGTGGTCCGTCGAGCGCCTGCTCGACGGACTCCTCGCCGGGGTGCCCGTCCGCTGA
- a CDS encoding RNA polymerase sigma factor, protein MQDAPGSHPVTSPITLPVVDSPSDADLVAAVRSGDDFAFSRLWHRHESAATTAASATPGHAGVEQVVAAAAALVEQTIREGGGPAGAARPYVLAAVREAAAAADGRAAGLVARDPSLLAPAEWYAETLPDGLRDGVAVVEAYATLPVVAQEALWLAEIDGHSTADIAAELGLTLPRTDGLLLEASTAFDAAWADALASRLSSDSDCARVLARRSHGDRVTARLRPKVRAHLDACATCRAASGEPAGLAERLMTSLPILVLGGAAGIAFLEATRAGSSATALEPVPPVDERGAVATLVASTGAGLSALARTPEPAGRPTAPIPPAPSAEPAPSVAASTVHRFRPRRRVVVAGLLGAVAAAAVVVAVSLTGPLSTERPTSLGAAGAGDIAEQAPGMMPPVVVATELPGATDDPGPDDGSAPPTDADAPEPGTESGADARDESASGETGATDSGSTPGGDSDPSPTDPPSDDTPEPPTGDPGTPIVRDPVSAPAGPSGPITYEVGKPGANGWRTLTLSGTPGASYVVSNDGDVLYTGVLDSDGSAELAIRGSISNLSIGYGLSALTAGSSAPGDQ, encoded by the coding sequence GTGCAGGACGCCCCCGGCAGCCATCCCGTGACGAGCCCGATCACGCTCCCCGTGGTCGACTCGCCCTCCGACGCCGATCTCGTCGCGGCGGTGCGCTCCGGCGACGACTTCGCCTTCTCCCGCCTGTGGCACCGCCACGAGTCCGCCGCGACGACCGCGGCGTCGGCCACGCCCGGCCACGCCGGCGTCGAGCAGGTCGTGGCGGCTGCGGCCGCGCTCGTCGAGCAGACGATCCGCGAGGGCGGTGGCCCCGCGGGTGCCGCCCGGCCGTACGTCCTCGCCGCCGTCCGCGAGGCGGCCGCCGCCGCCGACGGGCGCGCCGCCGGCCTCGTGGCCCGAGACCCATCGCTGCTCGCCCCCGCCGAGTGGTACGCCGAGACGCTTCCCGACGGCCTCCGCGACGGGGTCGCGGTCGTCGAGGCGTACGCGACGTTGCCGGTGGTCGCGCAGGAGGCGCTGTGGCTCGCCGAGATCGACGGGCACTCGACCGCCGACATCGCCGCCGAGCTCGGGCTCACGCTGCCGCGAACCGACGGGCTCCTGCTCGAGGCCTCGACCGCGTTCGACGCGGCGTGGGCCGACGCGCTCGCGTCCAGGCTGTCGTCTGATTCCGATTGCGCTCGCGTCCTCGCACGCCGCTCGCACGGCGACCGCGTCACGGCACGGCTCAGGCCGAAGGTGCGGGCGCACCTCGACGCCTGCGCGACGTGTCGTGCGGCGAGCGGCGAGCCGGCAGGGCTCGCCGAACGGCTGATGACGTCACTGCCCATCCTCGTGCTCGGCGGCGCAGCCGGCATCGCGTTCCTCGAGGCCACGCGCGCGGGCTCGTCGGCGACGGCCCTCGAACCGGTGCCGCCGGTCGACGAGCGCGGCGCCGTCGCGACCCTCGTCGCCTCGACGGGCGCCGGACTCAGCGCACTGGCCCGCACTCCAGAGCCCGCCGGCCGGCCCACCGCGCCGATCCCGCCCGCACCGTCGGCCGAACCGGCCCCGTCGGTCGCGGCGTCGACGGTTCACCGGTTCCGTCCGCGACGTCGTGTGGTCGTCGCCGGCCTGCTCGGAGCGGTGGCCGCCGCCGCGGTGGTCGTCGCCGTGAGCCTGACCGGGCCCCTCTCCACCGAGCGCCCGACATCGCTCGGGGCTGCCGGCGCGGGCGACATCGCCGAGCAGGCGCCCGGCATGATGCCCCCCGTCGTCGTGGCCACCGAGCTGCCCGGAGCGACCGACGACCCGGGGCCCGACGACGGCTCGGCCCCACCCACGGACGCCGATGCGCCGGAGCCCGGCACCGAGTCCGGCGCCGACGCCCGCGACGAGTCGGCGAGCGGAGAGACCGGAGCCACCGACTCCGGGTCCACACCCGGCGGCGACTCCGATCCGAGCCCCACCGACCCACCCTCCGACGACACGCCCGAGCCGCCGACCGGCGACCCGGGCACGCCCATCGTCCGCGATCCCGTCAGCGCGCCGGCCGGCCCGTCCGGTCCGATCACGTACGAGGTCGGCAAGCCGGGCGCGAACGGATGGCGCACCCTGACCCTCAGCGGCACCCCGGGTGCGTCCTACGTCGTCAGCAACGACGGCGACGTCCTCTACACGGGCGTGCTCGACTCCGACGGCAGCGCCGAGCTGGCGATCCGCGGCTCGATCTCGAACCTCTCGATCGGCTACGGCCTGTCGGCCCTCACCGCCGGCTCCAGCGCGCCCGGCGACCAGTAG
- a CDS encoding DUF998 domain-containing protein, whose product MSASTVAADGPGRPAAYEPAPSIPVARASSGRRLAVETEAVVGGVFAASASGLVAAVTMSGQVWPLWGGWSVGAAAAIAVLVSGLVLGAIGYWRSRDLPGQEWRRGLRPWKFSLDVGTVSAVHAIIGGILAVVTFAMLQRSFEGLVVDGLTATGATAASAGLAGYWIFLSVSSITTNRLATLLVFFMASATLASMATAQDPQWWEYHFSQLGTAGDFSSGLFNLALIVAGAFVTTFALYVDRDLTTLVRQGVLVNAWAPRFVSVVFIVMGVMLAGVGLFPLTVSVALHNSCAIGMSLSFLVLLASSPWTLKGMPARFFWFCAGAGALVVGGALLFEPVGYYNLTAFELLAFATIFGWISVFIRFENALTDGPEVAPAGAPYSA is encoded by the coding sequence ATGTCAGCATCGACGGTCGCCGCGGACGGACCGGGGCGACCCGCCGCGTACGAGCCCGCCCCCTCGATCCCCGTCGCCCGAGCGTCATCCGGCCGCCGTCTCGCGGTCGAGACCGAGGCCGTCGTCGGCGGTGTGTTCGCCGCCTCGGCGAGCGGACTGGTCGCAGCCGTCACCATGAGCGGGCAGGTGTGGCCGCTGTGGGGCGGATGGTCCGTGGGCGCCGCGGCCGCCATCGCGGTCCTCGTCTCAGGGCTCGTGCTCGGCGCGATCGGATACTGGCGGTCGCGCGACCTTCCGGGTCAGGAGTGGCGGCGGGGCCTGCGCCCGTGGAAGTTCTCGCTCGACGTGGGGACGGTGTCGGCGGTGCACGCGATCATCGGCGGCATCCTCGCGGTCGTGACCTTCGCGATGCTGCAGCGCAGCTTCGAGGGCCTCGTGGTCGACGGGCTGACCGCGACCGGCGCGACCGCGGCGTCCGCCGGCCTCGCCGGCTACTGGATCTTCCTCTCGGTCTCGTCCATCACGACCAACCGGTTGGCGACGCTGCTCGTGTTCTTCATGGCCTCGGCCACGCTCGCGAGCATGGCCACCGCCCAGGACCCGCAATGGTGGGAGTACCACTTCAGCCAGCTCGGGACCGCGGGCGACTTCTCGAGCGGCCTGTTCAACCTCGCGCTCATCGTCGCGGGCGCGTTCGTCACGACGTTCGCACTCTACGTCGATCGCGACCTCACGACCCTCGTGCGCCAGGGCGTGCTCGTGAATGCGTGGGCGCCGCGCTTCGTGTCGGTCGTCTTCATCGTGATGGGCGTCATGCTGGCGGGCGTGGGGCTGTTCCCGCTCACCGTCAGCGTCGCGCTCCACAACTCCTGCGCGATCGGCATGTCGCTGTCGTTCCTCGTGCTGCTCGCCTCGTCGCCGTGGACGCTCAAGGGCATGCCCGCACGCTTCTTCTGGTTCTGCGCGGGTGCCGGCGCCCTCGTCGTCGGCGGGGCGCTGCTCTTCGAGCCGGTCGGGTACTACAACCTGACGGCGTTCGAACTGCTCGCGTTCGCGACGATCTTCGGCTGGATCTCGGTGTTCATCCGGTTCGAGAACGCCCTCACGGACGGGCCCGAGGTCGCGCCGGCCGGCGCGCCCTACTCGGCCTGA
- a CDS encoding DedA family protein — MEIFEGWPLPAAIAVLFVIVLLRAGGTYALGRGSRAGVKRLLERRGRMAPQLARAEAVIERFGSPVVALSFLTVGFQTVVNLAAGVLRMPLVKYIPALVVGGAMWATIYGVLGLATVNAIMQAAAKNPTAAILSILGVAALLALVEFATRRARSFAAAHSDATEPRLPEASDAGQAE; from the coding sequence GTGGAGATCTTCGAGGGCTGGCCGCTTCCGGCGGCGATCGCGGTGCTGTTCGTGATCGTGCTGTTGCGTGCCGGCGGCACGTACGCGCTCGGCCGCGGGTCGCGCGCGGGGGTGAAGCGGCTGCTCGAGCGGCGAGGCAGGATGGCGCCGCAGCTCGCGCGCGCCGAGGCCGTCATCGAACGATTCGGCTCGCCCGTCGTCGCCCTGTCGTTCCTCACCGTCGGCTTCCAGACCGTGGTCAACCTCGCCGCGGGCGTGCTGCGCATGCCGCTCGTGAAGTACATCCCCGCGCTCGTCGTCGGCGGGGCCATGTGGGCGACGATCTACGGCGTGCTCGGGCTCGCGACGGTCAACGCGATCATGCAGGCCGCCGCGAAGAACCCGACGGCCGCGATCCTCAGCATCCTCGGCGTCGCCGCGCTGCTCGCCCTGGTGGAGTTCGCGACGCGCAGGGCCCGCTCGTTCGCCGCGGCCCACAGCGATGCAACGGAACCGCGGCTCCCCGAGGCATCCGACGCCGGTCAGGCCGAGTAG
- a CDS encoding glutathione peroxidase: MTGETRTLADWPDQARLVVNVASRCGLSPQYEKLEQLQRTYGDRGFTVLGFPSNQFLQELSTNEAISEYCSTTWGITFPILDKVRVNGRRAAPLYAELTKTPDASGAAGRVVWNFEKFLVLPSGEVRRFRPTVEPDDPAIISEIEAALITTRG, encoded by the coding sequence ATGACCGGTGAGACGCGCACGCTTGCGGACTGGCCCGACCAGGCGCGGTTGGTCGTCAACGTGGCGTCTCGGTGCGGCCTGAGCCCGCAGTACGAGAAGCTCGAGCAGTTGCAGCGCACCTACGGCGACCGCGGCTTCACCGTGCTCGGGTTCCCCAGCAACCAGTTCCTGCAGGAGCTCTCGACGAACGAGGCGATCAGCGAGTACTGCTCCACGACCTGGGGCATCACCTTCCCGATCCTCGACAAGGTCCGGGTCAACGGCCGCAGGGCCGCACCGCTCTACGCCGAGCTCACGAAGACGCCGGACGCCTCGGGTGCGGCCGGTCGCGTGGTGTGGAACTTCGAGAAGTTCCTCGTGCTCCCCAGCGGCGAGGTGCGGCGCTTCCGTCCCACCGTCGAGCCCGACGACCCGGCGATCATCTCCGAGATCGAGGCGGCGCTCATCACGACACGGGGCTGA
- a CDS encoding helix-turn-helix transcriptional regulator, which yields MTSSPSSPTMIGRDTDLAWLSDLLLGVRAGTPATAIIGGEAGIGKSRLVREFTAGLGPDVRLILGQCVDLGEVAAPYAPIKGALRALVAQVGADRVLEAVGPGRAALIALLPELATSGGATAGEIVITPGGAGSGQLHEAVAVLLETLSRDEPIVLVIEDLHWVDAATLGLLRFLLRSLGSSRVLLLLTYRSDDVTRGHPLRGFLTEVERDRWVERRELGRLSHDEVRDLVRTLLADDALSEQALDTVFARSDGVPFFVEELVGIDGCRDEGFVPDTLRDLLLARYERLPDAAQAFLRLLSTGGVRVPHALLAAVDGGDEGALDAAARESVRYGVIEIDGDDYAFRHALVREAILADLLPGERARFHARYAEAYEAQAAAGGRRLAAEISYHWLGAHDPVRAFPATIQAMREARAAVAYASAAQLGERALELWQSVPDPEQVSGMGKLELMGRTASYLRHAGEGERSLAMVKAALAECPPDDEQYPRLLRDKALYLAGVGRPGSIAILEEALAALPADDSDDLRATILTALAGRLMIEARIDDAVRVAGEAFELAERIDFPRYASVAMNIAAVSRAARGEVDRALVDIERARELAKGEGSALLRYWVNASDLRNLVGDYHEAVRLAEEGLDRARRQGVERSSGVILASNAVDPLFALGEWDRADALIERGLALDPPAPFRVYLQRAKLWALVWRGDAERAAELLRSSRATMTPIMAVEMQTRLGVQRVAVEIGLAVGDVSQAWRDGRGVLHEAQLPLAGYAEPLMWALARVIAAVRADPMRVSEAEAAEILDAEPALRELVDRLAFWPTHAMWAAFVDAELQPTEAAWRAAADAARAETAPGFLLPYAELRLGEALLADGDRVGAREALQAAFDSAVAGGVTAVQTRAARVAMQAAIGLDGATSGDVSRGSAGVAGADDAADAVAELTARERQVLDLIAEGLSNRQIGERLYISGKTASVHVSAILRKLGASSRTEAVFLARVAR from the coding sequence GTGACCAGCTCCCCGTCGAGCCCCACCATGATCGGCCGAGACACCGATCTCGCGTGGTTGAGCGACCTGCTCCTCGGCGTGCGCGCGGGCACGCCCGCGACGGCGATCATCGGCGGCGAGGCGGGCATCGGCAAGAGCCGGCTGGTCCGCGAGTTCACCGCCGGGCTCGGTCCCGACGTCCGGCTCATCCTCGGCCAGTGCGTCGACCTCGGCGAGGTCGCCGCACCATACGCCCCGATCAAGGGCGCCCTGCGCGCGCTCGTCGCGCAGGTCGGCGCCGACCGGGTGCTCGAGGCCGTCGGCCCCGGCCGTGCTGCGCTCATCGCGCTGCTGCCCGAGCTCGCGACCTCCGGCGGCGCCACCGCGGGCGAGATCGTCATCACGCCAGGCGGGGCGGGCAGCGGGCAGCTGCACGAGGCCGTCGCGGTGCTGCTCGAGACGCTCTCCCGCGATGAGCCGATCGTGCTCGTGATCGAAGACCTGCACTGGGTCGATGCGGCGACGCTCGGGCTGCTTCGGTTCCTGCTGCGCTCGCTCGGATCCAGCCGCGTGCTGCTCCTGCTCACCTATCGCAGCGACGACGTGACTCGCGGTCATCCGCTCCGCGGCTTCCTCACCGAGGTCGAGCGCGACCGATGGGTCGAGCGTCGCGAGCTCGGCCGGCTGTCGCACGACGAGGTGCGCGACCTCGTCCGCACCCTCCTGGCCGACGACGCATTGAGCGAACAGGCGCTCGACACGGTGTTCGCGCGCAGCGACGGCGTGCCGTTCTTCGTCGAAGAGCTCGTCGGCATCGACGGATGCCGCGACGAGGGCTTCGTGCCCGACACCCTGCGAGACCTGCTGCTGGCCCGCTACGAGCGGCTGCCCGACGCGGCGCAGGCGTTCCTCCGGTTGCTCTCGACCGGCGGCGTGCGCGTGCCGCATGCGCTGCTCGCCGCCGTCGACGGAGGCGACGAGGGCGCGCTCGACGCGGCCGCCCGCGAGAGCGTGCGCTACGGCGTGATCGAGATCGACGGCGACGACTACGCCTTCCGCCACGCACTGGTGCGCGAGGCGATCCTGGCCGACCTGCTCCCGGGCGAACGCGCTCGATTCCACGCGCGGTACGCCGAGGCCTACGAGGCGCAGGCGGCGGCGGGCGGGCGCCGACTCGCCGCCGAGATCTCGTACCACTGGCTCGGTGCGCACGATCCCGTGCGAGCGTTCCCGGCGACGATCCAGGCCATGCGCGAGGCCCGCGCGGCGGTCGCCTACGCCTCTGCGGCGCAGCTGGGTGAGCGCGCGCTCGAGCTGTGGCAGAGCGTGCCCGACCCCGAGCAGGTCTCCGGCATGGGCAAGCTCGAGCTCATGGGGCGCACCGCGTCCTACCTGCGGCACGCGGGCGAGGGCGAGCGCAGCCTCGCCATGGTGAAGGCCGCGCTCGCCGAGTGCCCGCCCGACGACGAGCAGTATCCTCGCCTGCTGCGCGACAAGGCGCTCTACCTCGCCGGCGTCGGGCGTCCGGGCTCGATCGCGATCCTCGAAGAGGCGCTCGCGGCGCTGCCCGCCGACGACTCCGACGACCTCCGAGCGACCATCCTCACCGCGCTCGCGGGCCGGCTGATGATCGAGGCACGCATCGACGACGCCGTGCGCGTCGCCGGCGAGGCCTTCGAGCTCGCCGAGCGCATCGACTTCCCCCGCTACGCGTCCGTCGCCATGAACATCGCCGCGGTCAGCCGCGCCGCGCGGGGCGAGGTCGATCGCGCGCTCGTCGACATCGAACGCGCGCGCGAGCTCGCCAAGGGTGAGGGGTCGGCGCTGCTCCGGTACTGGGTCAACGCCTCCGACCTGCGCAACCTCGTGGGCGACTACCACGAGGCCGTCCGCCTCGCAGAAGAGGGGCTCGACCGCGCCCGGCGACAGGGCGTCGAGCGCAGCTCCGGCGTGATCCTCGCCTCGAACGCGGTCGATCCGCTCTTCGCGCTCGGCGAGTGGGACCGTGCCGACGCCCTCATCGAACGCGGACTCGCCCTCGATCCGCCCGCCCCGTTCCGGGTCTACCTGCAGCGCGCCAAGCTGTGGGCGCTCGTGTGGCGCGGCGACGCCGAGCGCGCCGCCGAGCTCCTGCGCAGCTCACGGGCGACCATGACGCCGATCATGGCCGTCGAGATGCAGACCCGCCTGGGCGTCCAGCGCGTCGCCGTCGAGATCGGGCTCGCCGTCGGCGACGTCTCGCAGGCCTGGCGCGACGGACGCGGCGTCCTGCATGAAGCGCAGCTGCCGCTCGCCGGCTACGCCGAGCCGCTCATGTGGGCGCTGGCGCGCGTGATCGCCGCGGTCCGCGCCGATCCCATGCGCGTGTCCGAGGCCGAGGCGGCCGAGATCCTCGACGCCGAGCCCGCCCTCCGCGAGCTGGTCGACCGGCTCGCCTTCTGGCCGACGCACGCCATGTGGGCCGCGTTCGTCGACGCCGAACTGCAGCCGACCGAGGCCGCGTGGCGCGCCGCAGCCGATGCGGCGCGTGCCGAGACCGCGCCCGGCTTCCTGCTCCCGTACGCCGAACTCCGGCTCGGCGAGGCGCTGCTGGCCGACGGCGATCGCGTCGGCGCCCGCGAGGCGCTGCAGGCCGCGTTCGACTCCGCGGTCGCCGGCGGCGTGACCGCCGTCCAGACGCGCGCCGCGCGCGTCGCGATGCAGGCGGCGATCGGGCTCGACGGCGCCACGTCGGGCGACGTCTCCCGCGGGTCGGCCGGTGTCGCCGGCGCCGATGACGCGGCCGACGCGGTCGCCGAGCTCACGGCTCGCGAACGCCAGGTGCTCGACCTCATCGCCGAGGGCCTGAGCAACCGCCAGATCGGCGAGCGGCTCTACATCAGCGGCAAGACGGCGAGCGTGCACGTGTCCGCGATCCTCCGCAAGCTGGGCGCCTCGAGCCGCACCGAGGCGGTGTTCCTGGCACGCGTCGCGCGGTGA